The Mesorhizobium sp. AR10 genome includes the window TCTATCTTTGTCGAGCATCGAATCCAAAACCGGTTCCCACTTTTGGGTCCGATGCTCTAGCCTTCACCTGCCATATAGGACGATTTCATTTTGACAGAAGCCGTCATCGCGCTGAAAGACGTATCGCTGACACTCGGCGAAGGCGCGTCTTCCGTCCACGTGCTGAAAAGCGTCAGCCTCGATGTGGCTGATGGAGAGGCGACCGGGATCGTCGGGCCGTCGGGCTCGGGCAAGTCGACGCTGCTGATGGTTTTGGCAGGGCTGGAAAGGGTCGATTCGGGCACGGTCCGAATCGCAGGAGAATCGCTCAACGGCAAAAGTGAAGACCAGATCGCTTCGTTTCGGGGGCGAAACATCGGCATCGTCTTCCAGTCCTTCCATCTCATTCCCAATATGACCGCGCTCGAAAATGTCGCGGTGCCGCTGGAACTGGCCGGTCATGCCGATCCGTTCGGGGTGGCCGCGCGCGAGCTGGCGTCGGTCGGTTTGAGCGATCGCGTCACCCACTATCCCGGCGAACTGTCTGGTGGCGAACAGCAGCGCGTGGCGATCGCCAGGGCGCTGGCGCCTTCGCCGCGCATCCTGATCGCCGACGAGCCGACCGGCAACCTCGACCAGGCGACGGGGCGGCAGGTCGCCGACCTTCTGTTCGCCAAGGCGGCCGAGCGCGGCATGACGCTGGTGCTGGTCACTCATGACCCGGCGCTGGCCGCACGCTGCTCGCGGCAGGTTTCGATGCGGTCGGGACGTATCGAGGATGCACAAAAACCGGCAAAGGTGCCGGCCTGATGCCGCTTTCGCGCACGCTGAAGCTCGCGTTCCGGTTCTCGTTGCGCGAAATGCGCGGCGGGCTGTCCGGTTTCCTGATCTTCCTCGCCTGCATTGCGCTTGGCGTCGCCGCGATCGGCGGCGTCAATTCGGTGGCGCAGGCCATTACCGCCGGCGTTGCCAACCAGGGCCAGACGCTGCTCGGCGGCGATCTCCGGTTCCAGATCAACCAGCGCAATGCCACGCAAGCCGAGTCCGCCTTCCTCGATGGGCTGGGCACGGTGTCGCGCAGCGCCAACATGCGTTCGATGGCGCGGCTCGAAGACGGCTCCGACCAGGCGCTGGTCGAGGCCAAGGCGGTGGACCGTGCCTATCCGCTCTTTGGCGCGCTGGAGACCGAGCAGGCACTGCCAGGACAGGATCTGTTCGGTGAAAAATCCGGCGTTTTCGGCGCCGCCGCGCCCGACCTTTTGTTCGAGCGGCTGAACGTCAAGGTTGGCGACCGGCTGAAGCTCGGCAACGCCACCTTCGAACTGCGCGCCAGGCTGGTCACCGAGCCTGACGCGGTGTCGGATGGTTTTGGCTTCGCGCCGCGGCTGATGGTCTCGATGGAGGGGCTTGCCGCCTCCGGCCTGATCCAGCCGGGCAGCCTGGTCGAAAATGCCTACAAGATCCGGCTGCCCGCCAATAGCGGCGAAGCGCGGATCAAGGCTATCCAGGATCAGGCCGCAAAGGACTTTCCGGAGGCCGGCTGGTCGATCCGCACGCGCAGCAATGCAGCGCCTGCGCTGTCGTCCAACATCGAGCGGTTCTCGCAGTTCCTGACGCTGGTCGGGTTGACGGCGCTGGTGGTCGGCGGCGTCGGTGTGGCCAATGCGGTGCGAGCCTATCTCGACGGCAAGCGTGGCGTCATCGCCACCTTCAAGAGCCTGGGCGCTTCCGGCGGCTTCGTCTTTACTGTCTATCTCGTGCAGATCCTGATGATCGCCGGTCTCGGCATCGTGCTAGGCCTCATCCTCGGCGCGCTGATGCCGTTCGCCGCGAGTGCCGCCCTGCATCAGGTCATTCCGGTGCCGGCGGAAGGCGGGTTCTATCCCGGAGCGCTCGCCATGGCGGCGCTGTTCGGCCTGCTGGTGACGCTGGCCTTCGCGCTGCTGCCGCTCGGCCGCGCCCGCGACGTGCCGGCAACCGCGCTGTTTCGCGAAATGGGGTTCGAGGGCCGCGGCGTCCCTCGCCCGCTCTATGTCGGGGCGGCAGTCGGCATCGCACTGCTTCTGGCGGCGCTGGCCATTCTGTTTTCCGGCGACCGCCGCATCGCCTCGATCTTCGTCGGCGCCACCGTTTTTGCCTTCCTGGTGCTGCGCATCGTCGGCACGCTGGTGCAATGGGTCGCCAAAAAGAGCCCGCGTGTCGGTTCAACGGCGCTCAGGCTTGCCATCGGCAACATCCATCGGCCCGGCGCCTTGACGCTGTCGGTGGTGCTGTCGCTGGGCCTTGGGCTGACGTTGCTGGTGACGCTGGCGTTGATCGACGGCAACCTCAGGCGGCAGATCTCCGGCAGCCTGCCGGAGCGGGCGCCGAACTTCTTCTTCGTCGATATCCAGAACAGCGATGTCGACGCCTTCTCGACGCTGATCGGCACGCAGGCCCCGGCGGCAACGCTGGTCAAGGTGCCGATGTTGCGCGGCCGGGTGATGGCGCTGAACGGCGTCGATGTCGACAAGGTCAAGGTCCCGCCGGAAGGCGCCTGGGTGCTGCGCGGCGATCGCGGCCTGACCTATGACGCGAACCTGCCCGAAAACGCGACGCTCACCGAAGGCACGTGGTGGCCGGACAATTATGCCGGCGAGCCGCTGGTTTCGTTCTCGGCCGAGGAAGGCAGCGAGATCGGGCTGAAGCTGGGCGACACCATCACCGTCAATGTTCTGGGACGCAATGTGACGGCGAAGATCGCCAATTTCCGTCAGGTCGAGTGGGAGACGATGGGCATCAACTTCGTCATGGTGTTCTCGCCCAACACATTCGCCGGCGCGCCGCATGGCTGGCTGGCGACGCTGACCGAGAAGAGTGCGTCGGCGGCGGACGATGCCCGCCTGCTCAACGCCGTCACCCGCGCCTTCCCCGCAGTGACGACGGTCAGGGTCAAGGACGCGCTCGACATCGTCAACCGGCTGGTGGCGCAGCTCGGCACGGCGATCAGGGCCGCGGCCGGCGTGGCGCTGTTTGCCTCGGTGCTGGTGCTGGCCGGCGCGCTCGCCGCAGGCAACCGGGCCCGCATCCATGACGCGGTGGTGCTGAAGACGCTGGGCGCGACCAGGAGGACGCTGATCGCCGCCTTCTCGCTGGAATACATGCTGATCGGGCTCGCCACCGCAATCTTTGCGCTGGCGGCGGGGGGAATCGCGGCTTGGTTCGTTGTTGCCCGCATCATGACGCTGCCATCGCATTTCATGCCCGATGTAGCGGTGGCCACAATCGCCTTTGCACTGGTGATCACGGTCGGCATTGGCCTTGCCGGCACCTGGCGGGTGCTGGGACACAAGGCAGCCCCGGTGCTGCGCAATCTCTGACCCGCAAGGCTTTCCGCGACCCGGATTTGGTTAAATCTCGTTCATGTTGCCGCCCTGAAAGCCGATAAATCGCGCTTCCGATGTTTCACGAAACATAACATCCGGTCATGGTCTTGTTCTTGACGCCAAGAACCATCATATTTCGCCGTAGGC containing:
- a CDS encoding ABC transporter ATP-binding protein gives rise to the protein MTEAVIALKDVSLTLGEGASSVHVLKSVSLDVADGEATGIVGPSGSGKSTLLMVLAGLERVDSGTVRIAGESLNGKSEDQIASFRGRNIGIVFQSFHLIPNMTALENVAVPLELAGHADPFGVAARELASVGLSDRVTHYPGELSGGEQQRVAIARALAPSPRILIADEPTGNLDQATGRQVADLLFAKAAERGMTLVLVTHDPALAARCSRQVSMRSGRIEDAQKPAKVPA
- a CDS encoding ABC transporter permease encodes the protein MPLSRTLKLAFRFSLREMRGGLSGFLIFLACIALGVAAIGGVNSVAQAITAGVANQGQTLLGGDLRFQINQRNATQAESAFLDGLGTVSRSANMRSMARLEDGSDQALVEAKAVDRAYPLFGALETEQALPGQDLFGEKSGVFGAAAPDLLFERLNVKVGDRLKLGNATFELRARLVTEPDAVSDGFGFAPRLMVSMEGLAASGLIQPGSLVENAYKIRLPANSGEARIKAIQDQAAKDFPEAGWSIRTRSNAAPALSSNIERFSQFLTLVGLTALVVGGVGVANAVRAYLDGKRGVIATFKSLGASGGFVFTVYLVQILMIAGLGIVLGLILGALMPFAASAALHQVIPVPAEGGFYPGALAMAALFGLLVTLAFALLPLGRARDVPATALFREMGFEGRGVPRPLYVGAAVGIALLLAALAILFSGDRRIASIFVGATVFAFLVLRIVGTLVQWVAKKSPRVGSTALRLAIGNIHRPGALTLSVVLSLGLGLTLLVTLALIDGNLRRQISGSLPERAPNFFFVDIQNSDVDAFSTLIGTQAPAATLVKVPMLRGRVMALNGVDVDKVKVPPEGAWVLRGDRGLTYDANLPENATLTEGTWWPDNYAGEPLVSFSAEEGSEIGLKLGDTITVNVLGRNVTAKIANFRQVEWETMGINFVMVFSPNTFAGAPHGWLATLTEKSASAADDARLLNAVTRAFPAVTTVRVKDALDIVNRLVAQLGTAIRAAAGVALFASVLVLAGALAAGNRARIHDAVVLKTLGATRRTLIAAFSLEYMLIGLATAIFALAAGGIAAWFVVARIMTLPSHFMPDVAVATIAFALVITVGIGLAGTWRVLGHKAAPVLRNL